A portion of the Pseudorasbora parva isolate DD20220531a chromosome 1, ASM2467924v1, whole genome shotgun sequence genome contains these proteins:
- the irx6a gene encoding Iroquois homeobox protein 6a isoform X4: MYGSPYAAAAAAAGQNYANYFPYSADPSAIYSSLNPQYEIKEGSGSLHGTITQPAAYYPYDHSLGQYQYDRYGTVDFNGSTRRKNATRETTSTLKTWLYEHRKNPYPTKGEKIMLAIITKMTLTQVSTWFANARRRLKKENKMTWSPKNKAGDDRKEDLNKSDPDSITKDSKDSKDERDLQFSDLDDIEDEDCDKLDSDCEKSGQDDLPTASPPKRDCNPDLPLHSNFPSFPCGLKGLGTLNPDYLDPLGSKQQQQQPSPQSTSINTVTLSHFESSEKPRIWSLARTAVAGVVLGTQSGGDVRTGPVDCQMQGVRLPTVGGVLCGELKGLQDPTNLSNTDSLYQEGLQGINKAYSSGSYKTLQLHSSPYPGLTESCQYSSMEGFPSAGKTEIESSELNDTCPTIQNTKTTAFRPVMKRTVEMPTNMGTFL; encoded by the exons ATGTACGGCTCTCCCTACGCCGCGGCGGCGGCGGCAGCCGGGCAGAACTACGCCAACTACTTTCCATACAGCGCAGACCCCTCTGCCATCTACTCCAGCCTG AACCCACAATATGAAATCAAAGAGGGGTCAGGCAGTCTTCATGGCACTATAACCCAACCTGCCGCCTACTATCCATATGACCACTCGCTTGGCCAGTACCAGTACGACAG GTACGGGACAGTTGATTTTAATGGGTCAACACGGAGAAAGAATGCAACGCGTGAAACAACGAGCACTCTAAAAACATGGCTTTATGAACACCGGAAGAACCCATATCCAACAAAGGGTGAGAAGATCATGCTGGCCATTATTACCAAAATGACTCTCACGCAAGTGTCTACCTGGTTTGCCAATGCTAGAAGGagactaaaaaaagaaaacaaaatgacCTGGTCCCCCAAAAACAAAGCGGGCGATGACAGGAAGGAAGACCTTAATAAGAGTGACCCAGACAGTATTACCAAAG ATTCCAAAGACAGTAAGGATGAGCGGGACCTGCAGTTCAGTGACCTGGACGACATAGAGGACGAGGACTGTGACAAGCTGGACAGTGACTGTGAGAAATCAGGTCAGGATGACCTCCCGACTGCCTCCCCTCCAAAGAGAGACTGTAACCCCGACCTCCCTCTCCATTCGAACTTCCCATCTTTTCCCTGTGGTCTAAAGGGTTTGGGGACTCTGAACCCCGACTACCTGGATCCTTTGGGATCCAAACAACAGCAGCAACAGCCCTCACCTCAGTCCACCTCCATAAACACTGTGACACTCTCTCACTTTGAGTCGTCGGAAAAGCCTCGGATCTGGTCGCTGGCCCGTACGGCCGTCGCAGGGGTTGTTTTAGGCACGCAGAGCGGTGGGGATGTACGGACAGGGCCCGTGGACTGTCAGATGCAGGGAGTCAGGCTGCCCACAGTCGGAGGAGTGCTGTGTGGGGAGCTCAAGGGCCTTCAGGACCCTACAAACCTCAGCAATACAGACAGCCTTTACCAAGAAGGACTGCAGGGGATAAACAAGGCATACAGTAGCGGGAGCTACAAGACCCTTCAACTTCACTCGTCGCCCTATCCTGGACTGACAGAATCCTGCCAGTACTCCTCAATGGAAG GCTTCCCCAGTGCAGGAAAGACAGAGATAGAATCCAGTGAGCTCAATGACACGTGTCCAACAATCCAGAATACTAAGACCACTGCATTCAGACCTGTGATGAAGAG GACTGTGGAAATGCCAACAAACATGGGGACATTTTTATGA
- the irx6a gene encoding Iroquois homeobox protein 6a isoform X3, producing MQLLRSVTEGSSASQTAASFCCPSYENRLLASTRTELNAALGMYGSPYAAAAAAAGQNYANYFPYSADPSAIYSSLNPQYEIKEGSGSLHGTITQPAAYYPYDHSLGQYQYDRYGTVDFNGSTRRKNATRETTSTLKTWLYEHRKNPYPTKGEKIMLAIITKMTLTQVSTWFANARRRLKKENKMTWSPKNKAGDDRKEDLNKSDPDSITKDSKDSKDERDLQFSDLDDIEDEDCDKLDSDCEKSGQDDLPTASPPKRDCNPDLPLHSNFPSFPCGLKGLGTLNPDYLDPLGSKQQQQQPSPQSTSINTVTLSHFESSEKPRIWSLARTAVAGVVLGTQSGGDVRTGPVDCQMQGVRLPTVGGVLCGELKGLQDPTNLSNTDSLYQEGLQGINKAYSSGSYKTLQLHSSPYPGLTESCQYSSMEGFPSAGKTEIESSELNDTCPTIQNTKTTAFRPVMKRTVEMPTNMGTFL from the exons ATGCAACTTCTCAG GTCGGTGACGGAAGGATCGAGCGCGTCTCAGACCGCAGCCTCCTTCTGCTGTCCCTCCTATGAGAACCGGCTGCTGGCGAGCACGCGGACAGAGCTCAACGCCGCGCTCGGGATGTACGGCTCTCCCTACGCCGCGGCGGCGGCGGCAGCCGGGCAGAACTACGCCAACTACTTTCCATACAGCGCAGACCCCTCTGCCATCTACTCCAGCCTG AACCCACAATATGAAATCAAAGAGGGGTCAGGCAGTCTTCATGGCACTATAACCCAACCTGCCGCCTACTATCCATATGACCACTCGCTTGGCCAGTACCAGTACGACAG GTACGGGACAGTTGATTTTAATGGGTCAACACGGAGAAAGAATGCAACGCGTGAAACAACGAGCACTCTAAAAACATGGCTTTATGAACACCGGAAGAACCCATATCCAACAAAGGGTGAGAAGATCATGCTGGCCATTATTACCAAAATGACTCTCACGCAAGTGTCTACCTGGTTTGCCAATGCTAGAAGGagactaaaaaaagaaaacaaaatgacCTGGTCCCCCAAAAACAAAGCGGGCGATGACAGGAAGGAAGACCTTAATAAGAGTGACCCAGACAGTATTACCAAAG ATTCCAAAGACAGTAAGGATGAGCGGGACCTGCAGTTCAGTGACCTGGACGACATAGAGGACGAGGACTGTGACAAGCTGGACAGTGACTGTGAGAAATCAGGTCAGGATGACCTCCCGACTGCCTCCCCTCCAAAGAGAGACTGTAACCCCGACCTCCCTCTCCATTCGAACTTCCCATCTTTTCCCTGTGGTCTAAAGGGTTTGGGGACTCTGAACCCCGACTACCTGGATCCTTTGGGATCCAAACAACAGCAGCAACAGCCCTCACCTCAGTCCACCTCCATAAACACTGTGACACTCTCTCACTTTGAGTCGTCGGAAAAGCCTCGGATCTGGTCGCTGGCCCGTACGGCCGTCGCAGGGGTTGTTTTAGGCACGCAGAGCGGTGGGGATGTACGGACAGGGCCCGTGGACTGTCAGATGCAGGGAGTCAGGCTGCCCACAGTCGGAGGAGTGCTGTGTGGGGAGCTCAAGGGCCTTCAGGACCCTACAAACCTCAGCAATACAGACAGCCTTTACCAAGAAGGACTGCAGGGGATAAACAAGGCATACAGTAGCGGGAGCTACAAGACCCTTCAACTTCACTCGTCGCCCTATCCTGGACTGACAGAATCCTGCCAGTACTCCTCAATGGAAG GCTTCCCCAGTGCAGGAAAGACAGAGATAGAATCCAGTGAGCTCAATGACACGTGTCCAACAATCCAGAATACTAAGACCACTGCATTCAGACCTGTGATGAAGAG GACTGTGGAAATGCCAACAAACATGGGGACATTTTTATGA
- the irx6a gene encoding Iroquois homeobox protein 6a isoform X1 has product MVTKEAAMSFSQFGYPYNATSQFFVSANPSTTCCDSISRSVTEGSSASQTAASFCCPSYENRLLASTRTELNAALGMYGSPYAAAAAAAGQNYANYFPYSADPSAIYSSLNPQYEIKEGSGSLHGTITQPAAYYPYDHSLGQYQYDRYGTVDFNGSTRRKNATRETTSTLKTWLYEHRKNPYPTKGEKIMLAIITKMTLTQVSTWFANARRRLKKENKMTWSPKNKAGDDRKEDLNKSDPDSITKDSKDSKDERDLQFSDLDDIEDEDCDKLDSDCEKSGQDDLPTASPPKRDCNPDLPLHSNFPSFPCGLKGLGTLNPDYLDPLGSKQQQQQPSPQSTSINTVTLSHFESSEKPRIWSLARTAVAGVVLGTQSGGDVRTGPVDCQMQGVRLPTVGGVLCGELKGLQDPTNLSNTDSLYQEGLQGINKAYSSGSYKTLQLHSSPYPGLTESCQYSSMEGFPSAGKTEIESSELNDTCPTIQNTKTTAFRPVMKRTVEMPTNMGTFL; this is encoded by the exons ATGGTAACAAAAGAAGCCGCTATGTCTTTCTCTCAGTTTGGATATCCTTACAATGCAACTTCTCAG TTCTTCGTGTCGGCAAACCCTAGTACGACTTGCTGCGATTCGATTTCCAGGTCGGTGACGGAAGGATCGAGCGCGTCTCAGACCGCAGCCTCCTTCTGCTGTCCCTCCTATGAGAACCGGCTGCTGGCGAGCACGCGGACAGAGCTCAACGCCGCGCTCGGGATGTACGGCTCTCCCTACGCCGCGGCGGCGGCGGCAGCCGGGCAGAACTACGCCAACTACTTTCCATACAGCGCAGACCCCTCTGCCATCTACTCCAGCCTG AACCCACAATATGAAATCAAAGAGGGGTCAGGCAGTCTTCATGGCACTATAACCCAACCTGCCGCCTACTATCCATATGACCACTCGCTTGGCCAGTACCAGTACGACAG GTACGGGACAGTTGATTTTAATGGGTCAACACGGAGAAAGAATGCAACGCGTGAAACAACGAGCACTCTAAAAACATGGCTTTATGAACACCGGAAGAACCCATATCCAACAAAGGGTGAGAAGATCATGCTGGCCATTATTACCAAAATGACTCTCACGCAAGTGTCTACCTGGTTTGCCAATGCTAGAAGGagactaaaaaaagaaaacaaaatgacCTGGTCCCCCAAAAACAAAGCGGGCGATGACAGGAAGGAAGACCTTAATAAGAGTGACCCAGACAGTATTACCAAAG ATTCCAAAGACAGTAAGGATGAGCGGGACCTGCAGTTCAGTGACCTGGACGACATAGAGGACGAGGACTGTGACAAGCTGGACAGTGACTGTGAGAAATCAGGTCAGGATGACCTCCCGACTGCCTCCCCTCCAAAGAGAGACTGTAACCCCGACCTCCCTCTCCATTCGAACTTCCCATCTTTTCCCTGTGGTCTAAAGGGTTTGGGGACTCTGAACCCCGACTACCTGGATCCTTTGGGATCCAAACAACAGCAGCAACAGCCCTCACCTCAGTCCACCTCCATAAACACTGTGACACTCTCTCACTTTGAGTCGTCGGAAAAGCCTCGGATCTGGTCGCTGGCCCGTACGGCCGTCGCAGGGGTTGTTTTAGGCACGCAGAGCGGTGGGGATGTACGGACAGGGCCCGTGGACTGTCAGATGCAGGGAGTCAGGCTGCCCACAGTCGGAGGAGTGCTGTGTGGGGAGCTCAAGGGCCTTCAGGACCCTACAAACCTCAGCAATACAGACAGCCTTTACCAAGAAGGACTGCAGGGGATAAACAAGGCATACAGTAGCGGGAGCTACAAGACCCTTCAACTTCACTCGTCGCCCTATCCTGGACTGACAGAATCCTGCCAGTACTCCTCAATGGAAG GCTTCCCCAGTGCAGGAAAGACAGAGATAGAATCCAGTGAGCTCAATGACACGTGTCCAACAATCCAGAATACTAAGACCACTGCATTCAGACCTGTGATGAAGAG GACTGTGGAAATGCCAACAAACATGGGGACATTTTTATGA
- the irx6a gene encoding Iroquois homeobox protein 6a isoform X2: MVTKEAAMSFSQFGYPYNATSQFFVSANPSTTCCDSISRSVTEGSSASQTAASFCCPSYENRLLASTRTELNAALGMYGSPYAAAAAAAGQNYANYFPYSADPSAIYSSLNPQYEIKEGSGSLHGTITQPAAYYPYDHSLGQYQYDRYGTVDFNGSTRRKNATRETTSTLKTWLYEHRKNPYPTKGEKIMLAIITKMTLTQVSTWFANARRRLKKENKMTWSPKNKAGDDRKEDLNKSDPDSITKDSKDSKDERDLQFSDLDDIEDEDCDKLDSDCEKSGQDDLPTASPPKRDCNPDLPLHSNFPSFPCGLKGLGTLNPDYLDPLGSKQQQQQPSPQSTSINTVTLSHFESSEKPRIWSLARTAVAGVVLGTQSGGDVRTGPVDCQMQGVRLPTVGGVLCGELKGLQDPTNLSNTDSLYQEGLQGINKAYSSGSYKTLQLHSSPYPGLTESCQYSSMEGFPSAGKTEIESSELNDTCPTIQNTKTTAFRPVMKR; the protein is encoded by the exons ATGGTAACAAAAGAAGCCGCTATGTCTTTCTCTCAGTTTGGATATCCTTACAATGCAACTTCTCAG TTCTTCGTGTCGGCAAACCCTAGTACGACTTGCTGCGATTCGATTTCCAGGTCGGTGACGGAAGGATCGAGCGCGTCTCAGACCGCAGCCTCCTTCTGCTGTCCCTCCTATGAGAACCGGCTGCTGGCGAGCACGCGGACAGAGCTCAACGCCGCGCTCGGGATGTACGGCTCTCCCTACGCCGCGGCGGCGGCGGCAGCCGGGCAGAACTACGCCAACTACTTTCCATACAGCGCAGACCCCTCTGCCATCTACTCCAGCCTG AACCCACAATATGAAATCAAAGAGGGGTCAGGCAGTCTTCATGGCACTATAACCCAACCTGCCGCCTACTATCCATATGACCACTCGCTTGGCCAGTACCAGTACGACAG GTACGGGACAGTTGATTTTAATGGGTCAACACGGAGAAAGAATGCAACGCGTGAAACAACGAGCACTCTAAAAACATGGCTTTATGAACACCGGAAGAACCCATATCCAACAAAGGGTGAGAAGATCATGCTGGCCATTATTACCAAAATGACTCTCACGCAAGTGTCTACCTGGTTTGCCAATGCTAGAAGGagactaaaaaaagaaaacaaaatgacCTGGTCCCCCAAAAACAAAGCGGGCGATGACAGGAAGGAAGACCTTAATAAGAGTGACCCAGACAGTATTACCAAAG ATTCCAAAGACAGTAAGGATGAGCGGGACCTGCAGTTCAGTGACCTGGACGACATAGAGGACGAGGACTGTGACAAGCTGGACAGTGACTGTGAGAAATCAGGTCAGGATGACCTCCCGACTGCCTCCCCTCCAAAGAGAGACTGTAACCCCGACCTCCCTCTCCATTCGAACTTCCCATCTTTTCCCTGTGGTCTAAAGGGTTTGGGGACTCTGAACCCCGACTACCTGGATCCTTTGGGATCCAAACAACAGCAGCAACAGCCCTCACCTCAGTCCACCTCCATAAACACTGTGACACTCTCTCACTTTGAGTCGTCGGAAAAGCCTCGGATCTGGTCGCTGGCCCGTACGGCCGTCGCAGGGGTTGTTTTAGGCACGCAGAGCGGTGGGGATGTACGGACAGGGCCCGTGGACTGTCAGATGCAGGGAGTCAGGCTGCCCACAGTCGGAGGAGTGCTGTGTGGGGAGCTCAAGGGCCTTCAGGACCCTACAAACCTCAGCAATACAGACAGCCTTTACCAAGAAGGACTGCAGGGGATAAACAAGGCATACAGTAGCGGGAGCTACAAGACCCTTCAACTTCACTCGTCGCCCTATCCTGGACTGACAGAATCCTGCCAGTACTCCTCAATGGAAG GCTTCCCCAGTGCAGGAAAGACAGAGATAGAATCCAGTGAGCTCAATGACACGTGTCCAACAATCCAGAATACTAAGACCACTGCATTCAGACCTGTGATGAAGAGGTGA